A region of the Methylocystis sp. MJC1 genome:
GTTCGGACGGAGGCGGCGAAAACTGGGCGATCGTCGCCTCGCTCATCGAGACCTGCAAGCTCAATGGCGTCGATCCGCTGGCCTACATCGCTGACGCTCTTTCTAAGATCGTCAACGGCCATCTCGCAAGTAAGCTCGACGAACTGATGCCTTGGGCCTATGCACAATCCGCCGTGGCCTTCAAAGAGGTGGCCTGAAAACAGCGGTTACCGAGCATCGGCAGCACAAAGGGTTAAACAACCGAGCGGAGAATCCTCATTAGCCGACAAGGCGACGAAAGCGGATCATGAAGAAGTTCAAATCGGCGCGACAGGCTCAACGATTTCTGTCCACCCACGATCAGCTCGCCAACCTTTTTCATCTCCCTCGCCCTGAACGTCAGCCAGCCCGCATCCGCCGCGCCCATCGTGCGGGGGCGATCACCGCGTGGCGTGAGATTTCAGAAGTGCGATCAGGCGCATGAGAGCCACCACGACGGATCGCCATTCTTCGGTCTTCAGGTCGTTAACTTGACGGTACCATCGGGCGCACAGTTTACCGAAACTGCGCCGCCTCTGCTAACTCAACAGAACCCTCAAGAACTCGCTTAATCAAGCTACGACTTCGTCACCGCGCTGGTAAGCAGTAAACCGAAATCGGACTTGCATGCCTTTTGGCATCGGTTCTATGTGCAGCTCGCCGTTTATTTGACGAGCGAGGTCTTTCAAAGCGCGGAACCCGCTCGGCGGCACGGTTTTTAGGTCGAGCGCCGCGCCGTCGTTTGCTACAGTCAATTCGAAACGTTTATCGCCCACGCGTCGAAGGGTCGTTACGATATGGCCCCTCGAACCGTCGGGAAAACCGTGCTTAATCGCATTCATTGCGATTTCGCAGAAAATTTGTCCGACATAGCTCGCACAGCGAGCGTCAAGATACAGGCCTGGTGAGATCGACATAATGAATTGAACGGGATCCCCGAATGCCGTTTCAAAGGCCTTTATTATGCATTGTAAATAATGGGTCATTTCAACCGATGCAGGTGAATTGTCGAGCGCTTTGTGCAAAGCCACCACGTTCCACATCCGGGAAATGCACCGGCTGCATGATGGAGGTGTTGGGGCTTTCCTTTCTTGAACTCTAAACTAACACAGAAGCACTTGAAATTCGTTATTCACGCGATGCCGTAACTCGTCGTAGCGGGATTTGATGGCGCACAGTTCCTGCCGAAGCGCATCTCGCTCGGCTTCCAACTCCGCGACGTGGGCTTTTGGGTCCAAGGGGAAACTCGCTCGTTCAACCGTAGACCAAAATATGCTCTCAGATAGAATAAAATAAGGCAAATGTTAATTTGTGATGACGAAATGAGCGATAACGGCGGTAGCTGTGCAAAGGACTCCTTACACTGACAATTTGTACGAAACTCAAAAAAATTACAACAGCGAAACGCCTTGCGATGTAAGGCAAATTCGCTTCTTTAACGTAAAACGAGGCCACGGTGGCGTCGCCCCTTGACCGATTTTTACTCACGCCTTCACGCAAGTATTCGGAAACGGCAAACTTCGAGGCGAAAGCTTACGCCGCGCGCGCGGCAAAAAGGCTAAATCGGCTTGACCCAAAACCAGTACAAGTGAGACAAACCTCGTAGGTCAACGAACGCGGCGCCCGGGCCGGATCATTCCGTTACAGGGGGGGCGCCATTATCCCGGAATCCCCGGGCGGCATTATCCCGTTACAGACGGGCACCTTCGTCGGAATCCGCGATGAGCAGACGTCGTAGCGTGCGGTCTCCCATTTTCGACGTCGCGCCGAGCCTCTGCTTTCCTCCGGTGGAGTGTTGCAATGGCGTGAGCCCGAGCCAAGCCGCAAAGTCGCGACCTCGTTTGAATGTTTCGGCCGGCGGCCGCCAGCGCCGCCACTGCGGGCGCGATCACCGGACCGACTCCTGGGATGCTCATGAGGCGACGCACCGCTTCGCCTTCTTTGGCCCGCCGAGCAATTGCGATGTCCAGGAGCTTTATGCGTTGATCCAACAAGCTCAGCGTATCGACCAAAACGCAAAGGATAGGACGCGCCGCTTCCGGCAGAGGCTGCCCCGGATCCTGCACCACCGAAATGAGCTTGTCGACGTGCGTCGGGCCTCGAGCGACAACTAAACCGAACGCTGCCAGGTTGTGGTGCAAATTTTCCGTGACGGCACAACGAATGGCCAGAGGGCATGAGCGGAGGTCATGCAGCGAGCACCGCGTTCCAGATTTCGGGCGCACGGGTCTCTTTTGCGAAGCGTTCCGAGTTTGAATTGACCTTTCCTGATCCGGTGCGCGAGCTCGATACCAGCGATGGTGATCGAGGCAGTAGTTCGGAACCGCTTCAGCCCAAGCATTGGGCCCAAGCGAAGCTTGATCGATCGATGATCCTGTTCAATGAGGTTGTTCAAGTATTTTCAAGAACGAATTTGAGTCCACGCGCCGCCTTGATGCTCGGCGAGGAATTCGCGCGCCGCTCGATGCGAAGCCTGGTAGCCATCGAGCGTGATGGCGCGGGGCAGTCGGCCTTGGCCTTTGAGCGCCCGATGGAAAAAAGCCTTCGCGGCGGCGACATCCCGCTTGACTCGCAATAGGAAGTCGACGGTTTTGCCGTCGCTGTCGACGGCGCGATAGAGACAGGTCCAGCTGACCTCGATTCTCACATAGGTTTCGTCGACGGGCCACGAACTGCCTGAGAACCCTTTCGCCGACGTGCGCCGGTGTCTCACGAATTCCTGTTGCCAAAACTCATCGCAAATGTGAAATTTGGAAACAGGTTTGAGGTAAGCTCTTCATTAGTCGAGAGCCGCCGGCTGACCCAAGCGCCCGTCACCAAAAATCGATGAAAGCGCAAAGAGTTTTAAACATTGCCGCAAATTTACCGGGAGACCGCCGTGCTAACGCTCATAATTGGGATCCTTATTATCGTTGTCCTTGGGGCGATCTTGTTTTGGGTAATCGATAAATTCTGTCCCGACGCGCGGCTAGCACAGCTACTCAAGCTGCTAGTGGTGCTAGTCTGTTTGGGAGCGATCGTAGCCCGGGTGCTTCCGCTGCTTGGGTCTCCTTCATTTTTATAGCAGCTCCAAAGTGAGCGAAAATCCCGAAGGGCCAAGCAACATCCAAAATGAAAATCCCTTTGAAGGCCCCGTTCAGCGGGAGGATTATCAGGCGGTCATCGATCGCTACAAAATGGCGTTCCCTCGTGAGAATGGCTAGGGCACTGACACTGACATAGGATTCACAGGTGCTGGCGAATGTGCGAGTCATTGAACCGGGCGGCGAATTCGTCGGGGGTCGACTCGCCAAGGCTCGTATGAAGGCCTGTGGCCTGTCCAGTATGTCAGCAATATCTATAATATTACATAGGCTATCAGCTCTCCACAGATCGGATCGAACTGAAGGGCGCTTGAGGCACTTGAGGAAACGATCAAGGCGACTGCGGCCGCAGCCCTCAAGGTAAAAAAAGTGGCTCTGGCGCAAATTCCGTGAAGAGACGCGAAGTGGGATTTGAACGTTCAATTTAAAATCAGGCGGCGCGCACGGCGCTCCAAATCTCAGACGCAGTCTTGCCCGCTACGCGAAGCTTACCCAATGCGAACTGACGTTTCCGGATCCGTTGCATGAGCTCGACGCTAGCGATCGTGATCGACGCACTACGAAATCTCTTGAAGCCGAGCGTCGGGCCCAACCGGAGCTTGATGGATCGGTGATCCTGCTCAATTAAGTTGTTGAGGTACTTGGAAGACCGCAGTTTCGTCCGCGCGCCGCCCCGATGTTCGGCGAGGAACTCCCGGGCCGCGCGGTGCGAGGCTTGGTAGCCATCGAGCGTGATGGCGCGAGGCAGTCGGCCCTGGCGTTGGAACGCCCGCCGGAAAAACGCCTTCGCAGCAGCGATATCCCGTCTGGCTCGCAATAGGAAGTCGACGGTTTTGCCGTCGCTGTCGACGGCGCGATAGAGACAGGTCCCGCTGACCTTGATTCTCACATAGGTTTCGTCGACCCGCCACGACCTGCCTGCTCGGCAGGGGAAGCGGTTCCACCGCTTTTCGAACTCGGGAGCGTAGCGTTGGATCCACCGCATTATCGTCGTATGCGCCAAATCAATTCCGCGCTCGGCCATTATCTCGACGAGGTCTCGAAAACTCAGCTTGAACCGCAGATACCACCGCACGCAGAGGATGCTGATCTCCCGGTCGAAATGCCGGCCTCTGAAGAACTCGTCAATACTCAGCATATGGATACAGGTCCTCTGCTCAGCGCGGTCGCCGGCAAATATGCCCCGCTTCCGCTGTTTGCACCAGTGCCTTGTCGAGGACATTGAGGCGAATGGGTAGTTTCCGGGACTAGCGCACGATCGTACCGGAACTAAGATGCTCGTTCTCCTTTGGAACGGGTTGGAATTTCCATGACGGCACAAATCCACATTGCTTCGGTTTCGCTGCGCGAGAATCTCTTAGGAGGAACAGATATGCCGACTACCCTGACCATGCTCTCCCCCGAAAGCAGACTTATCCGTTATCTATCTCGAATCCGCCAGTTTCCCATGCTGGAGTTGCTGGAGGAACAGATGTTAGCGCGACGGTGGCGTGAGCACGGGGATTCACAGGCCGCGTGCGAGCTCATAACCTCGCATCTACGCCTCGTCGTCAAAATCGCCATGGGTTATCGTGGCTATGGTCTCCCCGTCGGCGACCTTATCTCAGAGGGCAATCTCGGACTCATGCAAGCCGTCAAGCGTTTCGAACCAGATCGTGGCTTCCGCCTCTCAACTTACGCGAGGTGGTGGATTCGGGCGTCGATTCAAGAATACGTTCTAAGGTCCTGGTCTCTGGTGAGGATGGGCTCAAGCGCGAACATGAAGAAGCTATTCTTCAACCTCCGTCACGCCAAGAACCGCCTTTCGGCTTATGAGGAAGGCGACCTCAAGCCAGAAAATGTCGCAATGATGGCCCTCCTCCTTGGCGTTCGCCAGAAGGACGTCATAGCGATGAACCGTCGTATGGGTAGCGACGCCTCGCTCAATACGCCGATTGGCGAAAAAGGCGAGACAGGTGGCGAATGGCTAGATTGGTTCGTCGACGACAGTGACGATCAGGAGCAGGTTCTTGTCGGCGACGAAGAATACGACAATCGACAGATGTCATTGCGGAACGCGCTTGACGTGCTGAATCCGCGGGAGCGTCGAATTCTGGAGGCCCGCCGCCTCACAGATACTCCCGTGACGCTCACGACTCTAGCCGCCGAATTTGGCGTGTCGCGCGAGCGTGTGCGCCAGATCGAGGTGCGCGCCTTCGGAAAGGTTCAGCGGGAGGTTCGCGCTGGCGGCGCGCACATCGAGGAGCGGGCCGCCGATCTGCATGCAATGGGATTGCTTATCATCCAAGATGCACAGGCGGAGCACAAGGGGACCCAAAGTCGGCTTCGCCATTAGAGCGCTATCCGATCAAACCGCATCATAGTCGGATGAGGCACCGTCAAGTTAACGGCGGATAAGGGTTCGGGAGCATAGTGAGCGGTATGCCGAGCTCGTCCGACCCTCGCCATCATCGTCATCGCTTCACCAAGGAGATCATCGGCTACGTCGTCTGGTTTTCGCTTCCCGCTCAGCCTGCGCATGGTCGAATAATTGCTCGCGGCCCGCGGCGTCGAGATCACCCATGAAACGATCCGGCAATGGGCGAAAAATTCGGCTGGAATCTCGCTGCCGACAGTCGTCGACGTTCGCCTCATAGAGCCGACAAATGGCATCTCGATGAAGTTGTCGTGTCGATCGTTGGCAAGAAACACTGGCTTTGGCGCGCCGTAGACGCGGATGGCTTCGTGCTCGCCATTCTCGCCCAAAGCCGTCGTGACAAGAAAGCTGCAAAGCGGCTTATGCGCAAGCTGTTGAAGAACGCGGGACGGGCTCCCCGCGTCATGGTCACGGACAAACTGAAATCATACGGCAGCGCCCGTGCGGCCATGGGGTTGCGCATCAAACATCGCCAGCACAATGGTCTCAACAGCCGGGCGGAAAATTCGCATCAACCGACGAGGCGACGAGAAGGGATTATGAAGCGGTCCAAATCGGCGCGACAGGCGCAGAAATTTCTGTCCATTCACCACGAGATCGCCAACCTCTTCCACCATCCCTATCCCGAATGCAAACCCGCCGCCACTCGCCGCTCGCATCGCGCCGACGCCCTTCGCCGCTTGGCGCGAGATCTCCAGAGCCGACCTCGCTGCAAAGGCCGTGCAAATTCGCGTCGACAATCGTAACCTGAACGCGTTAACTTGACGGTGCCCCGCCACGGCCCCTCGTAGCTGTCGCCGACCGCCGCCGCAAAATAAGCGGACGCCTTGCGCAGGATCTCATTGGCCTGTCGCAGCTCGCGGTTCTTCCGCTCCAGCGCTCTCAACTGAGCACGCTCGTCGCTCGTCAGGCCAGCCCGCTGCCGGACTCGCGTTCTGCCTGCCGAACCCAACTTCGCAACGTCTCGCCCGTGCAACCGATCTTCGCCGCAATCGAGGCAATCGCCGCCCATTGCGAGGCATGGTCGCCCTGGTGCTCCAGCACCATCCGAACCCCACGTTCCCGAACTTCAGGTGAAAATCTGTTCGATGTCTTCTTCTTCGTATCCATTGCACCATTATGGGATGGCCGCCCCTCCTTCCGGCGTTGTAGCCTCGCCGGATATTTTTTGCGAAAGGGACGGGTCATGAAGAATGTTCACGCGCTCGGCATCGATATCGGCAAGAATATTTGCAGTCTGGTCGGTCTGGATGACAAAGGCCTCGTTGTTTTGCGGCGGCGAGCGAAAAGAGAAACGTTGATCGCTCTCGCAGCGAAGCTCCCTCGCTGCATTATCGCGATGGAGGCCTGTTGCGGCGCTCACTGGCCAGGACGCTTATTCGCCGGACATGGTCACGACATCCGGATGATGCCGCCCGAATATGTCAGGCCCTACATCAAGGCGCAGAAAAAGCGATGATCGCGACGCGGAGGGCATTGCAGAAGCCGCGACACGGCCGACTATGCGGTTTGTCGAGCTGAAAACGCAGGAGCAGCTCGATCTGCAAACTCTGCATCGCGCTCGGGAACGGCTCGTCGGCGAACGGACGGCTCTGGTAAATCAGTTGCGCGGGATTCTGATCGAACGCGAATCGTTGTCCCACAAGGCCGGCTAAAATTCGAACAGCGGCTCGTCGAAATTATGGAAGGAGAAGAAGGCGCGTCGATGAGCGAGCGGATGCGTTCACTCATCGACGACATGCCGAAGCAGTGGCGGGAATTGGATCAAAAGATAGGGGCTTTCGATGCGGAGTTCGTCGCTTTCGCCAAGGACAGCGATGAAGCCCGCCGATTGACGACGATCCCCGGCGTCGGCCCGATCATCGCATCCGCGCTCGTAGCCGCCGTCGGCAACGCCGAAGCCTTCGAGCATGGCCGAGATCTCGCTGCTTGGCTCGGACTCGTTCCCCGACAGTCGACGACCGGCGGCAAGCCGAGGCTCCTCGGCATCAGCAAGCGCGGTAACGTCTATTTGCGGAAGCAGCTGATCCACGGGGCCCGCGCGGCGGTGCAGCACTTCGTCAGACAGGATACTGCGCTCGGTCGCTGGGTGAAGGGACTGCTCGCTCGGTCTCACTTCAATGTCGTCGTCACGGCTTTGGCGAACAAGCTCGCGCGGATCGCCTGGGTGGTGCTTCGGAGCCGCGAGAACTTCTCGTTGCAGGAGGCGAAAGCGGCCGTGTGAGGGTTGGCTGGCCACGATGTCACCCGCGAAATCGGCGAGTCGTCGGGCCTGTGGATCGGAGGTTTTTCCGGACTATTCGCGAGCGTAGCGATGCTGGGGCTGATGTTCACCTATTTTTACCGCAACCCTGAGTTCGGGCCGGTCGCGGCTACGACTACGGAAGACGAGTGAGTATCCCCGGCAAAACCGGGGCTTTAGGATGTGAGCCGGCCAAAGTTTCAACTGCTCCAGGCGTTTGTCTTCCTAGTTCTGGTTGCCGATATTCCCGGATCAATTCCTCATCTGGACCTACCGTCGAGACGAAGTGCTGCCCAAAGAAGCCGCGTTTCCGCTCCGCGTAAACGAGCGCCAGATGGATCGCGCTCTTGCCCTTTTGTCCAGTGTCAGTGCCTTTGAGACCGAACAAGCGGATTGAAGAAAGGAGGATGTCTGGCTCATCATTAACCCGCGATGAGTGGAGATGAGCTCGAAATCCGATAGCCAGAAGCCGTCGTCCGAGAGAGACATCCGCCGCGCGACAATCATTCAGGAGACCAATCATGGGCAGCACCACCGACAAGATCAAGGGCGCGGCCAATCAGGCGGCAGGGGCAGTCAAGCAGGGCGTCGGCAAGGCGGTAGGGAACCCGAACCTTGAGGTCGAAGGCGCTGGGCAGAAACTCAAAGGCGAAGTGCAGGAAACCGTCGGCAAGGCCAAGGATGCGGTCAAGAAGCTCGTCGACAAAGCCTAACTTAACCTGATCCTGCGTGAGAAAAAAGCGGCCCGAAAGGGCGCTTTTTTCATATTTATATCATTTGAACAGACCGAGGCCCAAGATCCCTAAGACGATCAAAAAGATCGCCACGATGTAATTGAGCAACTGCGGCGTGATCAAGATGAGGCCGCCGGCAATCGTCAGCGTCGGTACGCCTGTGCTGATGATTCCCTGAAGGCCGCATCATTCCATTTCTCATGCGATA
Encoded here:
- a CDS encoding sensor histidine kinase, with protein sequence MWNVVALHKALDNSPASVEMTHYLQCIIKAFETAFGDPVQFIMSISPGLYLDARCASYVGQIFCEIAMNAIKHGFPDGSRGHIVTTLRRVGDKRFELTVANDGAALDLKTVPPSGFRALKDLARQINGELHIEPMPKGMQVRFRFTAYQRGDEVVA
- a CDS encoding IS6 family transposase, coding for MLSIDEFFRGRHFDREISILCVRWYLRFKLSFRDLVEIMAERGIDLAHTTIMRWIQRYAPEFEKRWNRFPCRAGRSWRVDETYVRIKVSGTCLYRAVDSDGKTVDFLLRARRDIAAAKAFFRRAFQRQGRLPRAITLDGYQASHRAAREFLAEHRGGARTKLRSSKYLNNLIEQDHRSIKLRLGPTLGFKRFRSASITIASVELMQRIRKRQFALGKLRVAGKTASEIWSAVRAA
- the rpoH gene encoding RNA polymerase sigma factor RpoH: MPTTLTMLSPESRLIRYLSRIRQFPMLELLEEQMLARRWREHGDSQAACELITSHLRLVVKIAMGYRGYGLPVGDLISEGNLGLMQAVKRFEPDRGFRLSTYARWWIRASIQEYVLRSWSLVRMGSSANMKKLFFNLRHAKNRLSAYEEGDLKPENVAMMALLLGVRQKDVIAMNRRMGSDASLNTPIGEKGETGGEWLDWFVDDSDDQEQVLVGDEEYDNRQMSLRNALDVLNPRERRILEARRLTDTPVTLTTLAAEFGVSRERVRQIEVRAFGKVQREVRAGGAHIEERAADLHAMGLLIIQDAQAEHKGTQSRLRH
- a CDS encoding CsbD family protein, with amino-acid sequence MGSTTDKIKGAANQAAGAVKQGVGKAVGNPNLEVEGAGQKLKGEVQETVGKAKDAVKKLVDKA
- a CDS encoding DUF3096 domain-containing protein translates to MISTGVPTLTIAGGLILITPQLLNYIVAIFLIVLGILGLGLFK